From the Toxoplasma gondii ME49 chromosome VIIa, whole genome shotgun sequence genome, one window contains:
- a CDS encoding sigma-70, region 3 protein (encoded by transcript TGME49_206600) — protein MSLSSLSGWIEGRVDVSLGSPGCRCVPRSLVKSFVPTLAFFVLYFFLASEATHAVPLPQHGLSSGSSSLSSSLRASSLPPVTETQSPSRFPSFSRLGRPPLSSTLPTCRALALLSFLQIRSSCASPLRLSPSQPPSLRSPGCAVSETCTGEDEGNNSSVPPRALPKLHSLEGQSDAWYIAFSPSELSPLFSSLSVRGKRGKRRTNRAPFTFVTACGSRAVSEEPDGPFAYAQMRRRVPKEKHRVGRSLCRPAGCRERDNWWSCTGHGHELHAFAPSFLPGNRELLDRGEVSSLTTGEQEWDVSQVPTDAASALRDWSRTPLRATALHTLARWRPGDLPSQPHSRVSVRQPRASSLSALLPGRRLLLLPLHSLECEAKGGREAQERDAWVLAATRRGTQQHAREPGDATSRAENGDRLPASGAHLSVSSKSQEEALAELETYERIRDSRLLMSWDAWARGVGRSPEYLKNLVTRAYAPHASTSPDEARVTGSTPEKQDPQSGSSDPRTEKTPGRGVYPRRTEVQGEASVPQASEETSQMPAGKSTSSGRRKRRKTEPTTSADLRVDLEAKHERDKPSEEERTSERLAEARAGEDMPWRRPETLASSSVRPRKVDEGHLAEEEGSEKEQGGRGDVDEASRKGFSSGAAASLGALAGGKRQDSRSEVPCDRNKPSVPRSRSRETDAKDETSPTREERPTRRSDAEGSTRRPASTERDETEEENWEETAQTAWSLGKLVSRREYARLLSLLRVEAIHATLEGSENEEKVPFLSKTLPRRPPTVQEWADAATGGDVKLLEEKLRDSRALLDVCLRRLHPLATVAVRRFRSANIFAAQQRKLYQEQGDYDAIRALLEKRNEEEMELLLVALQGIRQGLRRHARTAMRRRVRLLKEASYVNREAGDEDAEDGEGEEEGEEERDAAEEGDLDEGRDEEDDEKEEEGGDWSLVKKMKKKAVKKNEEGPNREALCDKTDSGSGKDGENAVSVAPFPELPPPPSVAYWLWMRTAMVDWEQQKRQVTQFPWRWWKEAARGRKASHGLYAELGREPTEAEVADRLGISLDKWRDISVATKAATSLETELGGPHGSHDPNDRQDTVGDLLVSEESLESESQMFETELETQVLDLAAECLEPDEFQMIKALISEPHARSEATANSAAWNEDNTTRAQTLQFMVGDCVDEKLKKAIQKMKEAEVKRNLESLSPEERREGLASPDALEKVVQRKSTVLQLCLAASTKQGFE, from the exons atgtccctttcttctctctccggttGGATTGAAGGGAGAGTTGACGTTTCGCTCGGGTCTCCCGGGTGTCGCTGTGTGCCCCGGTCGCTTGTCAAGAGTTTCGTTCCTactctcgcgtttttcgtgCTGTACTTCTTTCTTGCATCAGAAGCGACTCACGCGGTTCCTCTCCCTCAGCATGGACTTTCCTctggctcttcttctctctcttcttcccttcgcgCTTCCTCACTGCCTCCTGTGACGGAGACACAGTCTCCGTCCaggtttccttccttctcgcgtctgggtcgtcctcctctctcgtctacTCTCCCCACCTGCAGAGCCTTAGCACTGCTGAGTTTCCTTCAGATTCGCTCATCCTGCGCTTCCccgcttcgcctttctccgtcCCAGCCTCCTTCCCTTCGCTCTCCGGGGTGTGCAGTTTCAGAGACTTGCACCGGCGAAGATGAGGGGAACAACTCCTCCGTTCCTCCCCGTGCTCTCCCCAAACTCCACAGCCTGGAGGGGCAGTCCGACGCATGGTAtatcgccttctctcccagCGAATTGAGTCcccttttttcctcgttGTCTGTCAGAGGGAAGCGGGGCAAGCGTCGGACAAATCGGGCGCCTTTCACCTTCGTCACTGCATGCGGTTCTCGGGCAGTGAGTGAAGAACCTGATGGACCTTTTGCATATGCACAGATGCGCCGTCGCGTTCCCAAAGAAAAACACCGGGTAGGGAGAAGCTTGTGTCGCCCAGCTgggtgcagagagagagacaattGGTGGAGCTGCACGGGACATGGACATGAACTTCACGCTTTCGCGCCCTCGTTCCTcccaggaaacagagagctTCTTGATCGTGGCGAGGTTTCCAGTCTCACCACAGGAGAGCAGGAGTGGGACGTTTCACAGGTGCCGACCGATGCGGCCTCTGCGCTCAGAGACTGGAGTCGAACCCCCCTAAGAGCGACCGCCCTCCACACGCTGGCGAGGTGGAGACCAGGGGACCTGCCGTCGCAGCCGCAttcgcgtgtctctgtcaGACAGCCGAGGGCCTCCTCACTCTCAGCTCTTCTCCCGGGAagacgccttcttctgttgcctctccattctctcGAATGCGAagcgaagggaggaagagaagcgcaggaACGCGACGCATGGGTGCTGGCGGCCACTCGGCGGGGCACCCAGCAGCACGCGAGAGAGCCTGGAGACGCGACCAGCCGAGCGGAGAACGGCGACAGGCTTCCGGCCTCTGGAGCGCATCTCTCGGTGTCCAGCAAAAGCCAGGAAGAAGCTCTTGCAGAGTTGGAGACGTACGAGAGGATTCGCGACAGCCGTCTCCTGATGAGCTGGGACGCGTGGGCTCGCGGAGTCGGAAGGAGTCCCGAATATCTCAAGAACCTCGTCACTCGCGCGTATGCGCCTCACGCGTCGACTTCACCCGACGAAGCCAGGGTCACCGGATCCACTCCAGAAAAGCAAGACCCGCAGTCGGGGAGCTCAGACCCTCGCACCGAGAAGACGCCAGGACGCGGAGTGTATCCCCGTCGCACGGAGGTGCAGGGCGAAGCGAGCGTCCCACAGGCTTCGGAAGAGACGAGCCAAATGCCTGCAGGGAAGTCGACCAGCTCCggaagacggaagagaagaaagacagagccGACGACCTCTGCGGACCTGCGCGTCGACTTGGAAGCAAAACATGAACGCGACAAACcttcggaggaagagagaacgagcgaACGGCTCGCAGAGGCCAGAGCCGGAGAAGACATGCCGTGGCGGCGACCCGAGACGCTGGCCTCGTCGTCGGTCCGACCCCGAAAGGTAGACGAGGGCCATCTtgccgaggaagagggaagcgagaaagagcaaGGTGGACGAGGCGATGTGGATGAGGCCTCGCGAAAGGGATTCTCGAGTGGCGCTGCTGCCTCCCTCGGCGCGCTCGCAGgtgggaagagacaggacagTCGCAGCGAGGTCCCTTGCGACAGAAATAAACCGTCTGTGCCGCGGTCTAGATCGAGGGAGACGGACGCGAAGGATGAGACCTCGCCGACACGAGAGGAGCGGCCAACCAGACGAAGTGACGCTGAAGGCTCTACACGCCGTCCGGcctccacagagagagacgaaacagaagaggagaactgGGAGGAGACCGCGCAGACGGCCTGGTCTTTAGGAAAACTGGTGTCGAGGCGGGAATacgcgcgtctcctgtctcttctgcgtgtAGAGGCGATTCACGCGACTCTCGAAGGATCAGAGAATGAGGAAAAAGTCCCTTTTTTATCGAAGACGCTGCCCAGACGGCCCCCCACCGTGCAGGAGTGGGCTGACGCGGCGACAGGCGGGGATGTGAAGCTCCTTGAGGAGAAACTTCGAGACTCACGGGCGCTCTTGGATGTCTGCTTGCGGAGGCTTCACCCTCTCGCGACGGTGGCTGTGAGACGCTTCCGCAGTGCGAACATCTTCGCAGCTCAGCAGAGGAAACTGTATCAGGAACAGGGCGACTACGACGCCATTCGCGCCTTGCTGGAGAAgcggaacgaagaagaaatggaacttctcctcgtcgccctcCAAGGCATTCGCCAAGGCCTGCGACGCCACGCTCGGACGGCCATGCGCAGACGCGTTCGGCTGCTCAAAGAAGCGTCCTATGTGAAccgagaagcaggagacgaagacgcagaagatggtgaaggagaagaagaaggcgaagaagagagagatgcagcggaggaaggagaccTGGACGAAGGAAgggatgaagaagatgacgaaaaggaagaggagggaggggaCTGGAGTCTTGTGAAaaaaatgaagaagaaggctgtgaaaaagaacgaggaaggTCCGAACAGGGAGGCCCTGTGTGACAAGACGGATTCAGGTTCTggaaaagacggagagaacgcgGTGTCTGTCGCGCCTTTCCCAGAGCTTCCGCCGCCTCCCAGCGTCGCCTACTGGCTGTGGATGCGAACTGCGATGGTCGACTGGgagcaacagaagagacaagtcACACAGTTCCCCTGGCGATGGTGGAAGGAGGCCGCGAGAGGCCGCAAGGCGTCGCACGGCCTATATGCGGAGTTAGGCCGAGAACCGACAGAGGCGGAGGTTGCCGACCGTCTTGGAATTTCCCTCGACAAGTGGAGAGATATAAGTGTGGCCACCAAGGCTGCAACCTCTCTTGAGACTGAACTCGGCGGACCCCACGGCAGCCACGACCCAA ATGACAGGCAGGACACCGTGGGAGATCTTCTGGTCAGTGAAGAGTCGCTGGAGAGCGAAAGCCAGATGTTTGAAACCGAGCTGGAGACTCAGGTGCTCGACTTGGCGGCGGAGTGCCTCGAGCCCGACGAGTTTCAAATGATCAAGGCCCTGATCTCGGAGCCGCATGCGAGGAGCGAAGCCACCGCGAACTCGGCCGCCTGGAACGAGGACAACACGACTCGAGCTCAAACTCTCCAGTTCATGGTCGGCGACTGCGTGGATGAGAAGCTGAAAAAGGCGATTCAAAAGATGAAGGAGGCGGAAGTGAAACGTAATCTCGAGAGCCTCAGTCCCGAGGAAAGACGCGAGGGACTCGCGAGTCCAGACGCCCTCGAAAAGGTCGTGCAAAGAAAGAGCACTGTGCTCCAGCTTTGTCTCGCTGCGAGCACCAAGCAGGGCTTCGAATGA
- the CDPK2A gene encoding calcium-dependent protein kinase CDPK2A (encoded by transcript TGME49_206590~Gene product name based on ToxoDB Community Expert Annotation.) yields MRDPFVNFCSDPLSFSQKLQRLYSAGASLCIFNPNLRNFPSDHVVPLAPRYMPEQSEVMGGRISRQRGGAQSQAPDPRHPNSSSTSGVARLGQSASPADRKVSSRHPHVAGQPHMSSRLQAPTPSQRGTSPASSEAGDQRSSSSGRTSAGRSRGAGLFSSTSTQKSKPSQSAKSTSATATLSPQPYTPTPESHRGGTGASPVTGRSPASGIGKRCVPSPGAGAAAARDEAHSRHVIRHPSDSRQVAEAPISRDKEGGIDRSKFILENTGALTDFYEIDTATLGQGTYGSVSKARKKDTGQMRAVKTISKSQVKNLERFRQEIAIMKELDHPNVIKLFETFEDHRNIYLVMELCTGGELFDRIISEGRLTEKQAAVLMKQMFSAVHYLHSNNIMHRDLKPENFLFLDSARDSPLKIIDFGLSCRFKKGEFVSTKAGTPYYVAPQVLQGKYDFRCDAWSLGVILYILLCGYPPFYGETDAEVLAKVKTGVFSFSGPEWKRVSEEARELIRHLININPQERYTAEQALQHPWVTTLARNSQNVALPTTLMSNLKAFRAQNKLKKAALTVIAQHMSEKEIDHLRQIFMTLDVDNSGTLSVQEVREGLKRLGWTEIPADLQAIIEEVDSDKSGHIDYTEFIAATMDKKLYMKEDVCWAAFRVFDLDGNGKISQDELKKVLGMPDVETAVGRATIDALLTEVDLNGDGEIDFDEFMYMMRKKDPTEKRFDMSTRKTVNAAAVASPETRRAVVQRPTLGSGPPHACDSPSPRVSERGTPTETHKLESAGAAPS; encoded by the exons ATGCGAGACCCCTTCGTGAATTTTTGCTCAGATCCCCTTTCGTTCAGTCAAAAATTGCAGCGTCTTTACTCTGCGGGCGCTTCTCTGTGTATTTTTAACCCAAATT TAAGGAATTTCCCGAGCGACCACGTGGTTCCACTGGCGCCTCGCTACATGCCCGAGCAATCAGAGGTCATGGGAGGGCGGATTTCTCGGCAGCGCGGCGGAGCCCAGAGCCAAGCTCCTGACCCCCGCCACCCGAACTCTAGCTCTACGAGCGGGGTAGCTCGTTTAGGCCAGTCGGCGTCCCCGGCGGACCGGaaagtctcttctcgccacCCCCATGTCGCTGGACAACCTCACATGAGCTCCCGCCTGCAGGCGCCCACCCCGTCTCAGCGGGGGACGTCCCCGGCGAGCTCGGAGGCAGGGGACCAGCGCTCGAGCTCTTCCGGACGAACGTCTGCAGGCCGATCCAGAGGCGCTGGGCTCTTCTCTAGCACCTCCACCCAGAAGAGCAAGCCGTCGCAGAGCGCCAAAAGCACTTCGGCAACCGCCACACTCTCGCCTCAGCCATACACGCCGACCCCCGAGTCCCACAGAGGCGGGACTGGGGCTTCTCCGGTCACGGGCAGGTCCCCGGCCTCGGGGATTGGGAAGCGCTGCGTGCCCAGCCCCGGTGCCGGCGCCGCGGCCGCGAGGGATGAGGCTCACTCGCGCCACGTCATTCGACACCCGAGCGACAGCCGCCAAGTCGCCGAGGCGCCAATCTCGCGGGACAAGGAAGGCGGAATCGACCGCTCCAAGTTCATTCTGGAGAACACTGGTGCATTGACCGACTTCTATGAAATTGACACTGCGACGCTCGGCCAGGGAACCTACGGCTCGGTCTCGAAGGCTCGCAAGAAGGACACTGGACAAATGCGCGCCGTGAAAACCATCAGCAAGAGCCAGGTCAAAAACTTGGAACGCTTCAGACAGGAAATCGCCATCATGAAGGAGCTC GATCACCCGAATGTCATCAAGCTCTTTGAGACGTTTGAGGACCACCGAAATATATACCTCGTTATGGA GCTGTGCACCGGCGGCGAGTTGTTCGATCGAATTATCTCGGAGGGTCGCctgacagagaagcaggctGCCGTTTTGATGAAGCAGATGTTCTCTGCGGTCCATTACTTGCACTCGAATAACATTATGCACAG GGACTTGAAACCGGAGaacttccttttcctcgactCGGCCCGCGACTCTCCTCTGAAGATCATCGACTTCGGTCTTTCCTGTCGCTTCAAAAAGGGAGAATTCGTTTCCACCAAGGCAGGAACC CCGTACTACGTGGCGCCTCAAGTTCTGCAGGGGAAGTACGACTTCCGATGCGATGCTTGGTCCTTGGGAGTTATTCTGTACATTCTGCTTTGCGGGTACCCGCCTTTTtatggagagacagacgccgaGGTTCTCGCAAAAGTGAAGACCGGAGTCTTCTCGTTCAGCGGGCCTGAGTGGAAACGTGTCAGTGAGGAGGCCAGGGAGCTCATTCGCCACCTCATTAACATCAACCCGCAG GAGCGATACACTGCCGAGCAAGCCCTCCAGCATCCGTGGGTGACGACACTTGCTCGCAACAGCCAGAACGTTGCTCTGCCTACCACTCTGATGTCAAATTTGAAG gcATTCAGAGCGCAAAACAAGTTGAAGAAGGCCGCGTTAACCGTCATTGCGCAGCATATGtcagagaaggaaatcgaCCACCTTCGACAAATCTTCATGACTCTCGATGTCGATAACAGCGGAACGTTGTCAGTTCAA GAAGTTCGCGAGGGACTGAAGCGTCTTGGGTGGACGGAGATTCCCGCCGATTTGCAAGCCATCATCGAAGAGGTGGATTCAGACAAGTCTGGGCATATCGATTACACTG AATTTATTGCTGCCACGATGGACAAGAAGCTGTACATGAAGGAGGATGTCTGTTGGGCTGCTTTCCGCGTCTTCGATCTG GACGGCAACGGGAAGATCTCGCAAGACGAGTTGAAGAAAGTCTTGGGAATGCCCGATGTTGAAACCGCCGTCGGTCGAGCCACGATCGACGCTCTCCTCACCGAAGTGGATCTTAAtggagacggcgag ATTGACTTCGACGAGTTTATGTACatgatgaggaagaaggacccCACGGAGAAACGCTTCGACATGTCGACGAGAAAGACCGTCAACGCCGCAGCTGTTGCATCCCCGGAGACCCGCCGGGCCGTGGTTCAGCGGCCTACCCTGGGCAGTGGGCCGCCGCATGCGTGTGACTCTCCCAGCCCGAGAGTCTCGGAGCGAGGGACGCCCACCGAGACACACAAACTCGAGTCCGCAGGTGCTGCCCCCAGTTAA